Proteins found in one Macaca nemestrina isolate mMacNem1 chromosome 4, mMacNem.hap1, whole genome shotgun sequence genomic segment:
- the LOC105483479 gene encoding protein BTG3, whose translation MKNEIAAVVFFFTRLVRKHDKLKKEAVERFAEKLTLILQEKYKNHWYPEKPSKGQAYRCIRVNKFQRVDPDVLKACENSCILYSDLGLPKELTLWVDPCEVCCRYGEKNNAFIVASFENEDENKDEISRKVTRALDKVTSDYHSGSSSSDEETSKEMEVKPNSVTAAASPVYQISELIFPPLPMWHPLPRKKPGMYRGNGHQNHYPPPVPFGYPNQGRKNKPYRPIPVTWVPPPGMHCDRNHWINPHMLAPH comes from the exons atgaagaacgAAATTGCTGCCGTTGTCTTCTTTTTCACAAGGCTAGTTCGAAAACATGATAAGTTGAAAAAAGAGGCAGTTGAGAGGTTTGCTGAGAAATTGACCCTAATacttcaagaaaaatataaaaatcactgGTATCCAGAAAAACCATCGAAAGGACAGGCCTACAG ATGTATTCGTGTCAATAAATTTCAGAGAGTTGATCCTGATGTCCTGAAAGCCTGTGAAAACAGCTGCATCTTGTATAGTGACCTGGGCTTGCCAAAGGAGCTCACTCTCTGGGTGGACCCATGTGAGGTGTGCTGTCG gTATGGAGAGAAAAACAATGCATTCATTGTTGCCAGCTTTGAAAACGAAGATGAGAACAAGGATGAGATCTCCAGGAAAGTTACTAGGGCCCTTGATAAGGTTACCTCTGATTATCATTCAGGATCCTCTtcttcagatgaagaaacaagtAAGGAAATGGAAGTGAAACCCAATTCGGTGACTGCAGCCGCAAGTCCTGTGTACCAG atttcagaACTTATATTTCCACCTCTTCCAATGTGGCATCCTTTGCCCAGAAAAAAGCCAGGAATGTATCGAGGGAATGGCCATCAGAATCACTATCCTCCTCCTGTTCCATTTGGTTATCCAAAtcagggaaggaaaaataaaccataTCGCCCAATTCCAGTGACATGGGTACCTCCTCCTGGAATGCATTGTGACCGGAATCACTGGATTAATCCTCACATGTTAGCACCTCACTAA